From a region of the Bacteroidota bacterium genome:
- the kynU gene encoding kynureninase, with amino-acid sequence MKYENTLQFAKKLDAKDPLKKYRNQFLFPKHKGKNVIYFTGNSLGLQPKNTQKYILQELNDWAKFGVEGHFEAKNPWYSYHELLSKPLAKLVGAKPEEVVAMNQLTSNIHFLFVSFYRPTAARYKILCEAKAFPSDQYLIASQVSYHGYDPDEAIIEVAPREGEYTIRNEDILAAIEMHKDELALVFIGGVNYFSGQVFDMRSIAEAGHSAGVVVGFDLAHAIGNIKLALHDWGIDFAAWCSYKYLNSGPGSVGGAFIHQRHHLANLPRFAGWWGHDKNKRFKMEKTFTPIPTAEGWQVSNVPVLTMAAHKAALDIFENAGMNALTAKSSKLTNYLAFVIGEINNRTKDKGQHLEIITPVNSSITQGCQLSIVAHGNGKELFQKLTSKGVIADWREPNVIRIAPVPLYNSFEDVYRFGEILHQLLLK; translated from the coding sequence ATGAAATACGAAAATACATTACAGTTCGCCAAAAAACTTGATGCAAAAGATCCGCTAAAGAAGTACCGCAACCAGTTTTTATTTCCAAAACACAAAGGAAAAAATGTGATCTATTTTACCGGTAATTCGTTGGGATTACAACCAAAAAATACACAAAAATATATTCTGCAGGAGTTAAACGATTGGGCGAAGTTTGGTGTTGAAGGACATTTTGAAGCTAAAAATCCGTGGTATTCCTACCATGAGTTACTTTCCAAACCATTGGCAAAATTGGTTGGAGCAAAACCCGAAGAAGTAGTTGCAATGAATCAGCTGACAAGCAATATTCATTTTCTGTTTGTTTCATTTTACAGGCCAACTGCTGCACGCTACAAAATTTTATGCGAAGCAAAAGCGTTTCCATCCGATCAGTATTTAATTGCTTCACAGGTAAGTTACCATGGGTATGATCCTGATGAAGCCATTATAGAAGTTGCTCCAAGAGAAGGCGAATACACCATTCGTAATGAAGATATTTTAGCTGCCATTGAAATGCATAAAGACGAACTGGCACTTGTATTTATCGGAGGTGTGAATTATTTCAGCGGACAGGTATTTGACATGAGATCTATTGCCGAAGCCGGCCATAGTGCAGGAGTAGTGGTCGGGTTTGACCTGGCGCATGCCATCGGGAACATCAAATTAGCGCTCCACGACTGGGGTATTGATTTTGCGGCCTGGTGCTCATACAAATATTTAAATTCCGGGCCGGGCAGTGTAGGCGGAGCTTTTATTCATCAACGACACCACCTGGCAAATTTACCACGCTTTGCCGGCTGGTGGGGGCATGATAAAAACAAGCGCTTTAAAATGGAGAAGACCTTCACCCCTATTCCAACTGCGGAAGGCTGGCAGGTAAGCAATGTACCCGTATTAACCATGGCCGCGCACAAAGCAGCGCTTGACATTTTCGAAAATGCAGGGATGAATGCGTTGACAGCCAAGAGCTCAAAACTCACCAATTACCTGGCATTTGTTATCGGAGAAATTAATAACAGAACGAAGGACAAGGGACAGCATCTTGAAATAATAACACCTGTAAATTCATCGATCACACAGGGATGCCAGCTTTCAATCGTTGCGCATGGAAACGGGAAAGAGCTTTTTCAAAAACTTACCTCAAAAGGCGTAATAGCAGATTGGCGCGAACCGAAT